In the Polyangiaceae bacterium genome, one interval contains:
- a CDS encoding macro domain-containing protein — translation MSIERGTGNLLTADVDALVNTVNTQGVMGKGLALQFKKAFPEVFQSYARACKAGEVVPGKMHVVRRPAAPRFIINFPTKEHWRHPSTLEYIHSGLRDLVEQVRALDIQSIAIPPLGCGHGGLSWSAVRPLIEQAFDEMPEVQVLLFEPQGR, via the coding sequence ATGTCGATCGAAAGGGGAACGGGGAACCTGCTGACAGCCGACGTCGACGCTCTGGTCAACACGGTCAACACGCAGGGTGTGATGGGCAAGGGACTGGCCCTTCAGTTCAAGAAGGCTTTTCCGGAGGTATTTCAGTCCTACGCGCGGGCGTGCAAAGCCGGTGAGGTCGTCCCCGGCAAGATGCACGTCGTTCGTCGGCCCGCCGCGCCGCGATTCATCATCAACTTCCCGACCAAGGAACACTGGCGGCACCCTTCGACGCTCGAGTACATCCACAGCGGGCTGCGTGATCTCGTCGAGCAGGTGCGCGCCCTCGACATTCAGTCGATCGCGATCCCGCCGCTTGGATGCGGGCACGGCGGCCTCTCATGGTCCGCGGTCAGACCCCTCATCGAGCAAGCGTTCGACGAGATGCCCGAGGTTCAGGTTCTCCTGTTCGAGCCGCAAGGGCGCTGA